In the genome of Desulfobacterales bacterium, one region contains:
- the pstB gene encoding phosphate ABC transporter ATP-binding protein PstB, producing the protein MRCRKVDVYYGDKRAIHDISIDIGRNEVIAMIGPSGCGKSTFLRCLNRMNDTIDTCRVFGEIFLDQTNIYDKKIDVVPLRAQVGMVFQKPNPFPKSIYDNIAYGPRIHGLVQNKVEQDEIVERSLKKAGLWEEVKDRLDQPGTSLSGGQQQRLCIARTIAVSPEVILMDEPCSALDPIATAKIEELIDELRKQYTIAIVTHSMQQAARVSQRTAYFHLGDLIEVGKTKEIFTNPRHQLTEDYITGRFG; encoded by the coding sequence ATGCGTTGCCGCAAGGTTGATGTCTATTATGGCGATAAACGCGCCATTCACGATATCTCCATTGATATCGGCCGCAACGAGGTCATTGCGATGATCGGTCCCTCGGGCTGCGGCAAGTCAACCTTTCTGCGCTGCCTGAACCGGATGAACGACACCATTGACACCTGCCGGGTCTTCGGCGAAATATTCCTTGACCAGACCAATATCTATGACAAGAAAATCGATGTGGTACCGCTCCGGGCCCAGGTGGGCATGGTGTTCCAGAAGCCGAACCCCTTTCCCAAGTCGATCTACGACAATATTGCCTACGGGCCGCGGATCCATGGCCTGGTGCAGAACAAGGTCGAGCAGGACGAAATAGTCGAACGCTCCCTGAAAAAGGCGGGCCTGTGGGAGGAGGTCAAGGACCGGCTCGATCAACCCGGCACCAGCCTTTCCGGGGGCCAGCAACAGCGGCTCTGCATTGCCCGGACCATTGCGGTGAGCCCGGAGGTGATCCTGATGGACGAGCCCTGTTCCGCCCTGGACCCGATCGCCACCGCCAAGATCGAGGAGCTGATCGATGAGCTGCGCAAGCAGTACACCATTGCCATTGTCACCCATTCCATGCAGCAGGCCGCCCGGGTTTCACAACGGACCGCCTATTTCCACCTGGGCGACCTGATCGAGGTGGGCAAGACCAAGGAGATCTTCACCAACCCGCGCCACCAGCTAACCGAGGATTACATTACCGGCCGGTTCGGCTGA